GTCCATTGCCTCCGCGAACGCGAGCGTGCTCAAGGCCAGGTACAGACCGCGTAACCGAATCGCCGGCAGCGCCACCAGTGCTCCGACCGCGCCGGCCAACCCGATGCCGGCGAGAACTCCGAGCCACGATCCCCCTCCGGCCACCTCCCCCATGGCGAACGCCCCCAGCCCGGCGAACGTCAGCTGGCAGAGCGACACCTGGCCTCCGTAGCCGACCAGCAGGACCAGGGAGAGCATGATGATGGCGAAGGCGAGGCCATGCCCGGCCGTAGCCAGGTTGGCGCTCGACAGGTGGGCGGACACGAACCAGGTCAGCGCTACGAAGGCAGCGCCGGCGATGACAGACTCGCGCAGCCCCGCGACGCGCGGCACCCTGAGGGCGACGGCGCGCCCCGCCGCCCGCAGCCGCCCCTGGGGCACGACCAGGATGACGATGAACAGGAACACCATCGGTACGACCGGCTTGATCTGCGAGAGAAGCGTCCCGACCGGCAGGTAGCCGACAGCGTACGACTCGACCAGCCCCAGTACGACGCCACCGGCGAACGTCAGAGGCAGGTTCTTGAGCCTGCCCACCAGCGCCGCGGCGTAGCCGTTGATGACGAGCAGCGTGAGGGTGTTGATGTCCAGCGTGACGAGCGGGGCGAGGAGGATCCCGGCCAACGCGGCGAGGAAGGCCCCGATGGCCCAGCCGTACTGACCGAAGCGCGCCGGTGAGGCCCCGGCCATTGACGCCAGCTCCGGATCGTCGACCACCGCCCGCATCGCAGTGCCCGGCCGGGTCCGAAACAGGAACAGACGCATGCCGACCGCCACCGCCACGGCCACGATCACCACCGTGAGCTGGTGCCAGGTCACGACGACCCCGAGGATCGAGACCGAGTTGCCGGCGAAGAACTGGGGAAGGACCCGCGATGTCGTGGGGTCCCAGATGATCGTGGCCAGCCCGATGAGAAGCAGGAGGAGGCCGATCGTCACCGTCAGCGTGGTCTCGACCGACGCCCCGTGCAGGGGGCGCATGAGCACCCGCTCGATCAATGCGCCCATCAGCGGCGCGAAGACGAAGAGGACGAGCACCAGGGCCACGGGCGTCGGCAAACCCTGGTTCACCGACAGCTCCCAGAAGAAGAAGGCCGCCACCATGCCGATCGCCCCGTGGGCGAAGTTGAAGATCCCCGAGGTGGTGTAGGTCACCACCAGGCCCATGGCGGTCAGCGCGTAGATGCAGCCGGCCACGATCCCTACGACGCTGAGGGCGAGGAACTCGCTCATCGCCGGAGCTCAGCTCAGCCGGGGCGCGTGTACTGGCCGTCGGGATTGCACGTGAAGCCCGAGGGCGGACTGGGCGGC
This is a stretch of genomic DNA from Acidimicrobiales bacterium. It encodes these proteins:
- a CDS encoding ABC transporter permease; amino-acid sequence: MSEFLALSVVGIVAGCIYALTAMGLVVTYTTSGIFNFAHGAIGMVAAFFFWELSVNQGLPTPVALVLVLFVFAPLMGALIERVLMRPLHGASVETTLTVTIGLLLLLIGLATIIWDPTTSRVLPQFFAGNSVSILGVVVTWHQLTVVIVAVAVAVGMRLFLFRTRPGTAMRAVVDDPELASMAGASPARFGQYGWAIGAFLAALAGILLAPLVTLDINTLTLLVINGYAAALVGRLKNLPLTFAGGVVLGLVESYAVGYLPVGTLLSQIKPVVPMVFLFIVILVVPQGRLRAAGRAVALRVPRVAGLRESVIAGAAFVALTWFVSAHLSSANLATAGHGLAFAIIMLSLVLLVGYGGQVSLCQLTFAGLGAFAMGEVAGGGSWLGVLAGIGLAGAVGALVALPAIRLRGLYLALSTLAFAEAMDFAFFQNTNVFGTGSALSVGRVHIPGISLQSPRAFLVLLAVVFVVVGVGVLALRRSAFGRRLVAMGDSPSGTATVGINITRTKLVVFTASAALAGLGGVLYGGQQTQVGANDFQLLFSLTLLLLASVWGIKTVSGMLMAGLLFAIFPVIQSHVPALRDLLYVAVGLGAVSIGRNPNGVMGGKTPLERWRDRRAAAQPPSDAGALPDAVEEPTRVAG